CGTGTCGGTGGGCACCACGACGGGTCGACCCTCCCTCAGTCGCGCGACGACCGCTGCGAAGGTCCCGGGTTCCCCGGCGGCAAGGACGGTCACGGGCGCGGGGCGGTCGCGTACAGGAACCGGTCACGACCCGCGAGGTCGCGCCGGACCTCGACCGCCGAGAAACCGGCGGACTCCGCGAGCCGTACTGCCGTAGCGAGCTGACCGTCGCCCAACTCGAGAACGACCGCGCCGTCGGGGGCGAGCCAGCGTGGGGCGGCGGTGAGGATCTCCCGCGCGGCGTCGAGCCCGTCGGGACCACCGCGCAGTGCCCGGTGCGGCTCGTGGTCCTCTACGACGGGATCGAGGACCTCGTCGTCGGGCACGTAGGGCGGATTCGACACCACCACGTCCAGGCCCCCCCTGGTGGCGGGGTCGAGAGCCTCGAACCAGGAGCCGGATCGGATCTCGACGCGCGTGGCCGGGCGGCCGAGGCCGGTCAGGTTCGCGCGGGCGACGGCAACGGCACTCTCGTCGACATCGGTCAGCACCACGCGGGTGGACTCGCGCTCCACGGCGACTGCGAGACCGACCGCCCCCGATCCCGTGCCGAGGTCCACCACCGACACCGCGTCGGCACGCCGCGCCCGCAGGCGGTCCACCGCCTCCAGCGCGATGTCGACGAGTTGTTCGGTCTCGGGACGCGGGATCAGGACCCGGCCGTCGACCATCAGATCGAGGGTCCGGAAGGCCCAGCGGCCCAGCACGTACTGCAGTGGCTCGCCTGCGGCGCGGCGCGCCACCATCGTGTCGAGCCGGGCGACTCCGCCCACCGTCGCAGGCGTCTCGGGTGCGGCGGCGAGCTCGGCGGGCGACATGCCCGAGGCGGCTTCGACGATCCAGCGGGCCTCGCTGGCCGCGTTGGCCACGTCGGCGTGCGTCAACCTCGCGACGGTCTCGGCGGACAGGGCCGACCACGCGACGGTGCCGTCGTCGCCGTCGGGCCCCGCCGTCGTTTCAGTCGCCACCGGACTCGGCGAGCTGGGCCTCGCGCTCGTGGCGGGCGAGCTCGTCCACGACGTCACCGAGGTCCCCGGCCAGGATCTTGTCGAGCTTGTAGAGGGTGAGCCCGATGCGGTGGTCGGTCACCCGGTTCTCCTTGTAGTTGTACGTCCGGATCTTCTCGGACCGGCCGCCCCCACCGATCTGGCCGCGCCGCTGGTCCGAGAGTTCGGCCGCCCGACGCTCCTCCTCGGCCTGCAGGAGCCGGGCCCTCAACACACGCATCGCCTTCTGGCGGTTCTGCAGCTGGCTCTTCTCGTCCTGCATGGACACCACGATCCCCGTCGGCTTGTGCGTGATGCGGACCGCCGAGTCGGTCGTGTTCACCGACTGCCCCCCCGGCCCCGAAGACCGGTAGACATCGACCTCGAGATCGGCCTCGTCGACGGACACGTCGACCTCGTCGGCCTCGGGGAGAACGGTGACCGTCGCCGATGACGTGTGGATCCGCCCCTGGGACTCGGTGACGGGGACACGCTGCACACGGTGCGGGCCGCCTTCGTGCTTGAGGCGGGACCAGACGCCGTCGCCCTTGACCATGAACGTGATCTCGGAGTAGCCGCCCATGTCCGACGGTCGTGCCTCGAGTAGCTCGGTGCCCCACTTCCGGGCGGAGGCGTAGGCCTGGTACATCTCGTAGAGATCACGGGCGAAGAGGTTCGCCTCCTCCCCGCCCTCGGCCCCACGGATCTCGACGATCACGTTCTTGTCGTCGTTGGGATCACGGGGGATCAGCAGTTCGTCGAGCCTGGCGGAGAGCTCGGCCTCGATGCGTTCGGCGTTGTCGATCTCGCCGCGCAGCATCTCACGGTCCTCGGCCCCGACGTCGCCCATCATCTCCCGGGCGGCCTCGGCGTCCCCGCGGGCCTCCGATATCTCCGCCATGACGCCGACGATCTCGCTCAGTTCCTTGTGCCGACGGGCTACGACCGCGTAGGCCTTCGGATCCCGGGGGAGGTCCGGATCCGACAGGCGCGCCGTGACATCGTCGAGTTCGGCGACGAGATCGGGGCGGTCGGACGACATCAACGGCAGC
This genomic interval from Acidimicrobiales bacterium contains the following:
- the prmC gene encoding peptide chain release factor N(5)-glutamine methyltransferase; translation: MATETTAGPDGDDGTVAWSALSAETVARLTHADVANAASEARWIVEAASGMSPAELAAAPETPATVGGVARLDTMVARRAAGEPLQYVLGRWAFRTLDLMVDGRVLIPRPETEQLVDIALEAVDRLRARRADAVSVVDLGTGSGAVGLAVAVERESTRVVLTDVDESAVAVARANLTGLGRPATRVEIRSGSWFEALDPATRGGLDVVVSNPPYVPDDEVLDPVVEDHEPHRALRGGPDGLDAAREILTAAPRWLAPDGAVVLELGDGQLATAVRLAESAGFSAVEVRRDLAGRDRFLYATAPRP
- the prfA gene encoding peptide chain release factor 1, whose translation is MSSDRPDLVAELDDVTARLSDPDLPRDPKAYAVVARRHKELSEIVGVMAEISEARGDAEAAREMMGDVGAEDREMLRGEIDNAERIEAELSARLDELLIPRDPNDDKNVIVEIRGAEGGEEANLFARDLYEMYQAYASARKWGTELLEARPSDMGGYSEITFMVKGDGVWSRLKHEGGPHRVQRVPVTESQGRIHTSSATVTVLPEADEVDVSVDEADLEVDVYRSSGPGGQSVNTTDSAVRITHKPTGIVVSMQDEKSQLQNRQKAMRVLRARLLQAEEERRAAELSDQRRGQIGGGGRSEKIRTYNYKENRVTDHRIGLTLYKLDKILAGDLGDVVDELARHEREAQLAESGGD